In Capsicum annuum cultivar UCD-10X-F1 chromosome 7, UCD10Xv1.1, whole genome shotgun sequence, one genomic interval encodes:
- the LOC107876879 gene encoding aminoaldehyde dehydrogenase 2-like, whose amino-acid sequence MAIPNIRIPTRQVFIDGEWREPVKKNRLPISNPATEETIGDIPAATVEDVDNPVKAARRALRRDDWGSTTGAQRAKYLRAIAAKVQERRPELATLETIDNGKPLNILTGLGHEAGSPLVLLTRLHLQEVAQ is encoded by the coding sequence ATGGCAATTCCTAATATACGGATCCCTACTCGACAGGTGTTCATCGACGGTGAATGGAGGGAACCCGTTAAGAAGAATCGGTTACCCATCAGCAATCCGGCAACTGAAGAGACTATCGGGGATATTCCGGCAGCTACAGTGGAGGATGTCGATAACCCTGTCAAAGCTGCACGGAGAGCGCTTCGTCGAGATGATTGGGGTTCTACAACTGGAGCACAGCGCGCTAAGTATCTTCGTGCTATTGCTGCTAAGGTACAGGAGAGAAGGCCTGAACTTGCTACACTTGAAACTATTGATAACGGAAAGCCCTTAAACATACTAACGGGATTGGGACATGAAGCTGGTTCTCCTTTGGTACTGTTGACAAGATTGCATTTACAGGAAGTGGCCCAATAG